In one Halosimplex halophilum genomic region, the following are encoded:
- a CDS encoding universal stress protein — protein sequence MSALLDRVVLPVANEDDAAATARALDGHEFGSILAVHVVEKAGGAPDKAGVEQREEAAEEAFAVLEAYFGDDADVETEIRYDTDVADAVFAAADDYGASSIVITPRGGSRWIQLLTGDVALSLVTETDRPVVVLPDIERADGGEEGRE from the coding sequence ATGAGCGCCCTCCTCGACCGGGTCGTCCTCCCGGTCGCGAACGAGGACGACGCCGCGGCGACCGCCCGCGCGCTCGACGGCCACGAGTTCGGGTCGATACTGGCCGTCCACGTCGTCGAGAAGGCCGGCGGTGCCCCCGACAAGGCCGGCGTCGAACAGCGGGAGGAGGCCGCCGAGGAGGCGTTCGCGGTCCTCGAAGCCTACTTCGGCGACGACGCCGACGTCGAGACGGAGATCCGCTACGATACCGACGTGGCCGACGCCGTCTTCGCGGCCGCAGACGACTACGGCGCGTCGTCGATCGTCATCACCCCCCGCGGCGGGAGTCGGTGGATCCAGCTGCTCACCGGCGACGTGGCCCTGTCGCTGGTGACCGAGACCGACCGACCCGTCGTCGTGTTGCCCGACATCGAACGAGCGGACGGTGGCGAGGAGGGACGAGAGTGA
- a CDS encoding amino acid permease — MSDEELAKDLGPLAALTIGVGTMIGAGIFVLPGVAIEEAGSLAVAAFVLGGVIALFTAMSASELGTAMPKSGGAYFYVNHALGPLFGSVAGWANWLGLAFASAFYMYGFGDYMTQIIGIEGTYGAGPLQITAVKLIALAGAAFFTLVNYVGAKETGRLQNVIVVVLVAILTVFTIFGSLRADPANLPDPAGYGPMMATTGLIFVSYLGFVQITSVAEEIKNPGKNLPRAVIGSVLIVTTIYALVLLIMSAAVPQGFVAEVSAAGDTAVVEVGRQIQGTVMAGALLFGGLLATASSANASILASSRINFAMGRDNIVTPKLNEIHDRFATPYRSIGITGLLILVFIVSADLELLSSIGSALHLIIYGLLNIALIVMRTADPEEYRPDYTVPLYPVVPILGTLSSFALLYFIIDPAKVVSAVLVVGAMAWYVFYARTRTEKQGILSQYILERSEEMPEPAVSAAAGVAPDGGDYRVMVPLANPEHEEDLITLASALAKAKGGTVVATHIVTVPDQTSLASARENADDIDATSEALLDRARANAETFGVPVETHTILSHRGFEQIFDAARTHDADQVVMGWGPDAHGSPGRAESAFDEMAGDLPADFLVLRDRGLDTQRVLVPTAGGPDSDLSAEIATVLRREFGAEVTLLYVADEGESAAGADFLAGWAGDHDLGDANMRVETGDVETAIEAAAEDATLVILGASERGLLQRLVGGSVVMDVVEDVDCSVLLAEKRTERSLRERLFG, encoded by the coding sequence GTGAGTGACGAGGAACTGGCCAAGGACCTGGGCCCGCTGGCGGCGCTGACGATCGGCGTCGGGACGATGATCGGCGCCGGGATCTTCGTCCTCCCGGGCGTCGCCATCGAGGAGGCCGGCAGCCTCGCCGTGGCGGCGTTCGTCCTCGGCGGAGTCATCGCGCTGTTCACCGCGATGTCGGCGAGCGAACTCGGAACGGCGATGCCGAAATCCGGCGGCGCGTACTTCTACGTCAACCACGCGCTGGGCCCGCTGTTCGGCTCGGTCGCCGGCTGGGCCAACTGGCTCGGCCTCGCCTTCGCCTCGGCGTTCTACATGTACGGGTTCGGCGACTACATGACCCAGATCATCGGGATCGAGGGAACCTACGGCGCCGGCCCCCTGCAGATCACGGCGGTCAAACTCATCGCGCTGGCCGGCGCCGCCTTCTTCACGCTGGTCAACTACGTCGGCGCCAAGGAGACCGGCAGGCTCCAGAACGTCATCGTCGTCGTCCTCGTCGCCATCCTCACCGTCTTCACCATCTTCGGGTCGCTCCGGGCCGACCCGGCGAACCTCCCCGACCCCGCGGGCTACGGCCCCATGATGGCCACTACGGGCCTGATATTCGTCTCCTACCTCGGGTTCGTCCAGATCACCAGCGTCGCCGAGGAGATCAAGAACCCGGGCAAGAACCTCCCGCGCGCGGTCATCGGGAGCGTCCTCATCGTGACGACCATCTACGCGCTCGTCCTGCTGATCATGAGCGCCGCCGTCCCCCAGGGATTCGTCGCGGAGGTGTCCGCCGCGGGCGACACCGCCGTCGTCGAGGTCGGCCGCCAGATCCAGGGGACGGTCATGGCCGGTGCGCTCCTGTTCGGCGGGCTGCTCGCGACCGCGTCGTCGGCCAACGCGAGCATCCTCGCCTCCTCGCGGATCAACTTCGCGATGGGGCGGGACAACATCGTCACGCCGAAGCTCAACGAGATCCACGACCGCTTCGCGACGCCGTACCGCTCGATCGGGATCACGGGGCTGCTCATCCTCGTCTTTATCGTCTCAGCGGACCTGGAGCTGCTCTCCTCGATCGGCTCGGCGCTGCACCTCATCATCTACGGTCTCCTGAACATCGCGCTGATCGTCATGCGGACCGCCGACCCCGAGGAGTACCGGCCCGACTACACCGTCCCGCTGTACCCGGTCGTCCCGATCCTCGGGACCCTCTCGTCGTTCGCGCTCCTGTATTTCATCATCGATCCCGCGAAGGTCGTCAGCGCCGTCCTCGTGGTCGGCGCGATGGCGTGGTACGTCTTCTACGCCCGGACCCGCACCGAGAAACAGGGGATCCTCTCGCAGTACATCCTCGAACGCTCCGAGGAGATGCCCGAGCCCGCCGTCTCCGCGGCCGCGGGCGTCGCCCCCGACGGCGGCGACTACCGCGTGATGGTCCCGCTGGCCAACCCCGAACACGAGGAGGACCTGATCACCCTCGCCAGCGCGCTGGCGAAAGCGAAGGGCGGGACGGTCGTCGCCACGCACATCGTCACGGTGCCCGACCAGACCTCGCTGGCCAGCGCCCGCGAGAACGCCGACGACATCGACGCCACCTCCGAGGCCCTGCTCGACCGCGCCCGGGCGAACGCCGAGACGTTCGGCGTCCCCGTCGAGACCCACACCATCCTCTCCCACCGCGGGTTCGAACAGATATTCGACGCCGCCCGCACTCACGACGCCGACCAGGTCGTCATGGGCTGGGGGCCCGACGCCCACGGCTCCCCCGGCCGCGCCGAGTCGGCCTTCGACGAGATGGCCGGTGACCTCCCCGCGGACTTCCTCGTCCTCCGGGACCGCGGGCTGGACACCCAGCGCGTGCTCGTCCCCACGGCGGGCGGCCCGGACTCCGACCTCTCCGCGGAGATCGCCACGGTCCTCCGCCGGGAGTTCGGCGCCGAGGTGACCCTCCTGTACGTCGCCGACGAGGGCGAGAGCGCCGCGGGCGCGGACTTCCTCGCCGGCTGGGCCGGCGACCACGATCTGGGCGACGCGAACATGCGCGTCGAGACCGGCGACGTGGAGACCGCCATCGAGGCCGCCGCCGAAGACGCGACGCTGGTGATCCTCGGCGCCAGCGAGCGGGGCCTGCTCCAGCGCCTCGTCGGCGGGTCGGTCGTCATGGACGTGGTCGAGGACGTGGACTGTTCGGTCCTCCTCGCCGAGAAGCGCACCGAGCGGTCGCTCCGGGAGCGGCTGTTCGGCTGA